Proteins from a single region of Hydra vulgaris chromosome 12, alternate assembly HydraT2T_AEP:
- the LOC100207175 gene encoding serine protease 27 isoform X1, with product MIYLIIFIFKQFVCWEIHRHSNIPLRFSWKEKCITIASITPNPCSSEVFLQYCTNLCLESTSYTSTLKCKNIHSKENDIIRRISGGENSVQGQWPWHVSLRINDKQWCSGSLITEKYVLTAAHCFVANYTSVNAADWLVLTGDHLLSTKDLNEVSHKVKKIIIHDKFESNEFIKGNGGLYYVGTSDIALLELETPIHLLSQLNLYQDSGFLCLPDSDASSASSAHVGDKCHIIGWGHLTFNGNDQAEILQHASVPIVSNAICNDPIAYNHTINAKHLLCAGFTEGKIDACNYDSGGALACNKKGFWFATGIISSGFECARPHSYGLYTNVATHRNWLIETMLKN from the exons ATGATTTACTTgatcatctttatttttaagcaGTTcg TGTGCTGGGAGATACATCGACATAGTAATATTCCTCTACGATTTTCATGGAAGGAAAAATGTATAACAATAGCAAGTATTACCCCAAATCCGTGTAGTTCAGAAGTATTCTTACAATATTGCACTAACCTGTGTTTAG AAAGTACGTCATACACAAGTACGCTGAAATGTAAAAACATCCATTCAAAAGAAAACGATATAATACGCCGCATAAGCGGTGGAGAAAATAGTGTACAAGGCCAGTGGCCGTGGCACGTCAGTCTTCGAATAAATGATAAGCAATGGTGTTCAGGCTCACTTATCACAGAAAAATATGTACTAACTGCAGCCCACTGTTTTG TAGCTAATTATACAAGTGTAAACGCTGCAGATTGGCTCGTACTAACTGGTGATCATTTACTTTccacaaaagatttaaatgaagtttctcataaagttaaaaaaatcattatccaTGATAAATTTGAAAGTAACGAGTTCATAAAAGGAAACGGTGGTTTGTATTACGTTGGAACCAGCGATATCG ctttattGGAGTTAGAAACGCCTATCCATTTattatctcaattaaacttgtATCAAGACAGTGGATTTCTTTGTTTACCCGACAGCGATGCTTCATCAGCTTCATCAGCTCATGTTGGTGACAAGTGTCACATAATTGGTTGGGGCCATCTCACATTTAATGGTAATGATCAAGCAGAAATTCTTCAACATGCAAGTGTACCAATTGTATCAAATGCAATTTGCAATGATCCCATAGCTTATAATCACACAATAAATGCTAAACACCTATTGTGCGCTGGTTTTACGGAAGGCAAAATTGACGCCTGTAATTACGATAGCGGTGGTGCTTTAGCTTGTAATAAAAAAG gatTTTGGTTCGCAACAGGAATAATTTCTTCAGGCTTTGAATGCGCTCGCCCCCACTCTTATGGCTTGTATACAAACGTTGCAACTCATAGAAATTGGTTAATAGAAACAATGCTTAAAAATTAA
- the LOC100207175 gene encoding serine protease 27 isoform X3, translating into MIYLIIFIFKQFVCWEIHRHSNIPLRFSWKEKCITIASITPNPCSSEVFLQYCTNLCLESTSYTSTLKCKNIHSKENDIIRRISGGENSVQGQWPWHVSLRINDKQWCSGSLITEKYVLTAAHCFANYTSVNAADWLVLTGDHLLSTKDLNEVSHKVKKIIIHDKFESNEFIKGNGGLYYVGTSDIALLELETPIHLLSQLNLYQDSGFLCLPDSDASSASSAHVGDKCHIIGWGHLTFNGNDQAEILQHASVPIVSNAICNDPIAYNHTINAKHLLCAGFTEGKIDACNYDSGGALACNKKGFWFATGIISSGFECARPHSYGLYTNVATHRNWLIETMLKN; encoded by the exons ATGATTTACTTgatcatctttatttttaagcaGTTcg TGTGCTGGGAGATACATCGACATAGTAATATTCCTCTACGATTTTCATGGAAGGAAAAATGTATAACAATAGCAAGTATTACCCCAAATCCGTGTAGTTCAGAAGTATTCTTACAATATTGCACTAACCTGTGTTTAG AAAGTACGTCATACACAAGTACGCTGAAATGTAAAAACATCCATTCAAAAGAAAACGATATAATACGCCGCATAAGCGGTGGAGAAAATAGTGTACAAGGCCAGTGGCCGTGGCACGTCAGTCTTCGAATAAATGATAAGCAATGGTGTTCAGGCTCACTTATCACAGAAAAATATGTACTAACTGCAGCCCACTGTTTTG CTAATTATACAAGTGTAAACGCTGCAGATTGGCTCGTACTAACTGGTGATCATTTACTTTccacaaaagatttaaatgaagtttctcataaagttaaaaaaatcattatccaTGATAAATTTGAAAGTAACGAGTTCATAAAAGGAAACGGTGGTTTGTATTACGTTGGAACCAGCGATATCG ctttattGGAGTTAGAAACGCCTATCCATTTattatctcaattaaacttgtATCAAGACAGTGGATTTCTTTGTTTACCCGACAGCGATGCTTCATCAGCTTCATCAGCTCATGTTGGTGACAAGTGTCACATAATTGGTTGGGGCCATCTCACATTTAATGGTAATGATCAAGCAGAAATTCTTCAACATGCAAGTGTACCAATTGTATCAAATGCAATTTGCAATGATCCCATAGCTTATAATCACACAATAAATGCTAAACACCTATTGTGCGCTGGTTTTACGGAAGGCAAAATTGACGCCTGTAATTACGATAGCGGTGGTGCTTTAGCTTGTAATAAAAAAG gatTTTGGTTCGCAACAGGAATAATTTCTTCAGGCTTTGAATGCGCTCGCCCCCACTCTTATGGCTTGTATACAAACGTTGCAACTCATAGAAATTGGTTAATAGAAACAATGCTTAAAAATTAA